Genomic DNA from Paenibacillus sp. KS-LC4:
TTGATGAGGGGCTGTCCAAGGCTGTTCGCGAGGTTTTTGTACAGCTGTACAAGAAAGGCCTTATTTACCGCGGCAAAAAAATCATCAACTGGGACCCGGCTGCGAGAACGGCCTTGTCCGATATTGAGGTTGAGCATAAAGAGCTGAACGGCCATTTATACCATTTGCAATATCCGCTTAAGGATGGCTCAGGGCATATTACGGTTGCGACAACACGTCCGGAAACGATGCTTGGCGATAGCGCGGTTGCCGTTCATCCTGAAGATGAGCGTTACCAGCACCTGATTGGCCAAATGATCGTATTGCCCGTTATCGGTCGTGAAATTCCAATTATTGGCGACGAATATGTAGATAAGGATTTTGGCTCCGGTGCTGTTAAAATTACGCCTGCCCATGATCCGAATGACTTTGAGGTAGGCCTTCGCCATGATCTGCCGCAAATTATCGTGATGGACGAGTCCGGCAAGATGAATGCGGAAGCTGGCCCTTATGCGGGACTGGATCGTTTCGACTGTCGCAAGCAGCTTGTGCAGGATTTGCAGGAGCAGGGCGTGTGCGTGCTGATTGAGGATCATGTTCATCAGGTAGGTCATAGTGAGCGCAGCGGTGCAGTTGTTGAGCCTTACCTGTCAACGCAATGGTTCGTTGAAATGAAGCCGCTCGCTGAACAGGCAATTAAAGCGCAGAAATCCAGCGAAGGGGTAACCTTCGTTCCGGACCGTTTTGAGAAAATTTATTTGCACTGGATTGAAAATGTACATGACTGGTGTATTTCCCGTCAGCTGTGGTGGGGACACCGTATTCCAGCTTGGTATTGCGATGCCTGCGGTGAAATGCATGTAGCACAAGAGGAAGTAACGAGCTGTCCATCTTGTGGCAGCACGGAGCTTCGCCAGGATGAGGATGTTTTGGATACATGGTTCAGCTCAGGTCTGTGGCCGTTCTCGACGCTTGGCTGGCCAGAGCAGACAGAGGACTTAAAACGCTACTATCCGACGAATGTTTTGGTGACGGGCTACGATATTATTTTCTTCTGGGTATCCCGAATGATTTTTACCGCATTGGAGTTTACGGAGCAAAAGCCGTTCAAGGATGTGCTGATTCACGGTCTCGTACGCGATGCGAATGGCAATAAAATGTCCAAGTCGCTTGGCAACGGCATCAATCCGCTGGAGGTCATTGAACAGTACGGCGCTGATGCGATGCGCTATATGCTTTCGACAGGCAGCACGCCGGGACAGGATTTGCGCTTCCGCTTTGAGAAGGTTGAGCAGGCACGCAACTTTGCGAATAAAATTTGGAATGCCTCGCGTTTTGCGCTGATGAATCTGGAAGGATTCGCAGCGAGCGACATTGATATTACGGGCAAGCTAGGTACGGCGGATCGCTGGATTTTGCACCGCCTGAACGAAACGGTTCGCGAAGTAACCCGTTTGATGGACAGCTATGAGTTTGGAGAAACGGGACGCCAGCTGTACAATTTCATCTGGGATGACCTATGCGACTGGTATATTGAGTTTGCGAAGCTTAACCTCTATGGCAACGATGAAGAAGCGAAGCAAGCGACAAAATCGGTGCTCGCTTATGTGCTTGACCGCACGCAGCGCCTGATTCATCCGTTTATGCCTTACATCAGTGAGGAAATTTGGCAGCATCTGCCGCATGAAGGCGAGACGATTACGCTTGCCGCATGGCCGCAGTACGATGCTGCGCTAGAGGCGCCTGAAGCAGTGAAGGAAATGGAGCTGCTGATGGATATTATCCGCTCGGTGCGCAATGTCCGCGCGGAAGTAAATGTGCCGATGAGCAAAAAAATCGAGCTGTTGATTAAGCCAACGAGCGAGGCTGAAGCGGTCATTCTGACTCGCAATGAAGAGTTTGTCCGCCGGTTCTGCGGAACCTCGAAGCTTGAGACTGGTCTTGATTTATTGGCTCCGGATAAGGCGATGAGCGGTATTGTAACGGGTGCGGAGCTGTACTTCCCGCTTGCAGGGCTGATTGATATTTCGCAGGAAATCGCAAGGCTTGAGAAGGAGCTTGCGACGCTTAACAGCGAAGTAACCCGCATTGAGAAAAAGCTGGGCAATGAGGGCTTTGTAGCGAAGGCGCCTGCGAAGGTTATCGAAGAGGAACGCTCCAAAATGAAGGATTATGCGGACAAACGCGATAAGGTTCAAGCTAGAATCGCGGATTTGCGCGGATAGACACCGGGAAGAAAGAAGGCGTTTCTACGATGACAAATCATCTCTCAGGCCAGCCGGAAAGCGGCGGGCTTCAGTCGTACCAGGAAGCGGTGGATTGGATAAATGGCCTTATTCCGTTTGGAATAAGGCCTGGTCTTGAGCGGGCTCTAGTATTGATGGAGCGGCTTGGCAATCCGCATCGCAGATTGAAGTTTATCCATGTCGCTGGAACGAACGGCAAAGGCTCTACCTGTGCTTTTTTGACGAGCACGCTCATTAAATGCGGTTATGATGTTGGTACGTTCACATCCCCATACATTACGAAGTTTACGAATCGTTTTCAATATAACAATGCGGATATTGAAGAGCAGACGCTGCTTGAGCTGTCGAATATGCTAAAGCCTGTCGTTGAGGAAATTGCGGCAACTGAGCTGGGGTCTCCTACGATGTTCGAGGTGTCTACGGCGCTGGCTATATTGTATTTCGCTAAAGTAACCTATCCCGATTATGTCGTATGGGAAACGGGGCTTGGCGGACGAATGGACGTTACGAATATTGTGACGCCTGTTCTCTCTATCATCACCAATGTCGGGCATGACCATATGGATCGCCTTGGTGATACGCTGGAGAAGGTGGCAGCGGAAAAGGCAGGCATTATTAAGCCCGGCGT
This window encodes:
- a CDS encoding valine--tRNA ligase gives rise to the protein MSENQTTPAMPTTYDPKAAELKWYDFWMNGKFFEAGQRPEAETYTIVIPPPNVTGVLHIGHALDFTLQDILIRFKRMQGFDALWLPGTDHAGIATQTKVEQKLREQGQSRYDLGREAFLEQVWDWKEQYAETIRGQWAKMGLSLDYSRERFTLDEGLSKAVREVFVQLYKKGLIYRGKKIINWDPAARTALSDIEVEHKELNGHLYHLQYPLKDGSGHITVATTRPETMLGDSAVAVHPEDERYQHLIGQMIVLPVIGREIPIIGDEYVDKDFGSGAVKITPAHDPNDFEVGLRHDLPQIIVMDESGKMNAEAGPYAGLDRFDCRKQLVQDLQEQGVCVLIEDHVHQVGHSERSGAVVEPYLSTQWFVEMKPLAEQAIKAQKSSEGVTFVPDRFEKIYLHWIENVHDWCISRQLWWGHRIPAWYCDACGEMHVAQEEVTSCPSCGSTELRQDEDVLDTWFSSGLWPFSTLGWPEQTEDLKRYYPTNVLVTGYDIIFFWVSRMIFTALEFTEQKPFKDVLIHGLVRDANGNKMSKSLGNGINPLEVIEQYGADAMRYMLSTGSTPGQDLRFRFEKVEQARNFANKIWNASRFALMNLEGFAASDIDITGKLGTADRWILHRLNETVREVTRLMDSYEFGETGRQLYNFIWDDLCDWYIEFAKLNLYGNDEEAKQATKSVLAYVLDRTQRLIHPFMPYISEEIWQHLPHEGETITLAAWPQYDAALEAPEAVKEMELLMDIIRSVRNVRAEVNVPMSKKIELLIKPTSEAEAVILTRNEEFVRRFCGTSKLETGLDLLAPDKAMSGIVTGAELYFPLAGLIDISQEIARLEKELATLNSEVTRIEKKLGNEGFVAKAPAKVIEEERSKMKDYADKRDKVQARIADLRG